The following coding sequences are from one Geothrix sp. window:
- a CDS encoding ABC transporter substrate-binding protein has translation MQESGDPVSGAGWSNSFGRILAGILGLSLLLAPPALARDKKPKTIAGLPEAKALALGERMYREGILPSGEPMQSVVSTDVPVAGTSFSCASCHLRGGLGSWEGGIVTLPTNGAKLAQPRYWKFPNLSPEERAELKLQNPQARPAYTDPALARVIRVGIDPSGYELHAAMPRYELKDKDMAVLVHYLRNLSAEWSPGVDATTIRFATVITEEVRPEDQEAMLAPMNNYVARHNQLSSGFGNRMYLAPGGSEMSGAYRKLSLSVWRLKGAPETWDRQLSAYLAKEPVFALLGGISYGEWRPIHTFCENHRLPCLFPLTDLPVVSETDWYTQYFSKGYYQEGQAAARYLQSLDERAATERVLQIVQEGPEGRDLSAGFRETWQELGLGVAKQIRLGKGEQVDAVTLGAILQREQPTAVLLWTDASCFEALGDLAGRPEMPKFVFLASSRLGAQIYKLPEQARPFTWLTYPYRDPQVEPNVSKYANSLFAGFTNRNPETRIATRTYSMIQILIQGLMDMDRNYYRDNFMDRIGMQRDQVLPDYLRLSFGPGQRYASKGCYIMQLSPGPEPRLVRKSEWVTH, from the coding sequence ATGCAAGAAAGTGGGGATCCTGTGAGCGGGGCGGGGTGGTCGAACTCCTTCGGGCGGATCCTGGCCGGGATCCTGGGCCTCAGCCTGCTGCTGGCGCCGCCCGCTCTGGCGCGGGACAAGAAGCCGAAGACCATCGCGGGCCTTCCTGAAGCCAAGGCCCTGGCCCTGGGTGAGCGCATGTACCGGGAAGGCATCCTCCCCTCGGGTGAGCCCATGCAGTCCGTCGTCAGCACGGATGTGCCCGTGGCAGGTACCTCGTTCAGCTGCGCGAGCTGCCACCTGCGCGGGGGGCTTGGGTCCTGGGAAGGGGGCATCGTGACCCTACCCACCAATGGCGCCAAGCTTGCCCAGCCGAGGTACTGGAAATTCCCCAACCTCAGTCCTGAAGAGCGGGCCGAGCTGAAGCTCCAGAACCCGCAGGCTCGGCCTGCCTACACGGATCCGGCGCTGGCCCGCGTCATCCGCGTCGGCATCGATCCCTCCGGCTACGAGCTGCACGCGGCCATGCCACGCTATGAACTCAAGGACAAGGACATGGCCGTCCTGGTCCATTACCTGAGAAACCTGTCGGCGGAGTGGTCCCCCGGCGTGGATGCCACCACCATCCGGTTCGCCACGGTCATCACGGAGGAAGTCCGCCCCGAAGATCAGGAGGCCATGCTCGCGCCCATGAACAACTATGTGGCCCGGCACAACCAGCTCTCCAGTGGGTTCGGCAACCGGATGTACCTCGCGCCCGGCGGCAGTGAAATGAGCGGTGCCTACCGGAAGCTGTCGTTGTCGGTCTGGCGGCTGAAGGGCGCGCCCGAAACCTGGGACCGGCAGCTGTCGGCCTACCTGGCAAAGGAACCCGTGTTCGCGCTGCTGGGCGGGATTTCCTACGGAGAGTGGAGACCCATCCACACCTTCTGTGAGAACCACAGGCTGCCCTGCCTCTTCCCCCTCACCGACCTGCCGGTGGTCTCTGAGACCGACTGGTACACCCAGTACTTCTCCAAGGGTTACTACCAGGAGGGCCAGGCGGCCGCCAGGTACCTCCAGAGCCTGGACGAACGCGCGGCTACTGAACGTGTCCTGCAGATCGTCCAGGAGGGCCCGGAGGGCCGCGATCTCTCCGCTGGCTTCCGGGAGACCTGGCAGGAACTGGGACTTGGGGTGGCCAAGCAAATCCGCCTCGGCAAGGGAGAGCAAGTGGATGCGGTAACGTTGGGCGCCATCCTGCAGCGGGAGCAACCCACCGCGGTCCTGCTGTGGACGGATGCGAGCTGCTTTGAGGCCCTTGGGGACCTGGCGGGCCGCCCTGAGATGCCCAAGTTCGTGTTCCTGGCATCCAGTCGCCTTGGCGCGCAGATTTACAAATTGCCCGAGCAGGCGAGGCCCTTCACCTGGCTGACCTACCCGTATCGGGATCCCCAGGTGGAACCAAATGTCTCCAAGTACGCCAACAGCTTGTTCGCGGGCTTCACGAACCGGAACCCCGAGACCCGCATCGCCACCCGGACCTACTCGATGATCCAGATCCTGATCCAGGGGCTCATGGACATGGATCGAAACTATTACCGGGATAATTTCATGGACCGCATCGGGATGCAGCGCGACCAGGTGCTTCCGGACTACCTCCGGTTGAGCTTCGGACCGGGTCAGCGGTACGCCTCCAAGGGCTGCTACATCATGCAGCTCAGCCCGGGCCCGGAGCCGCGACTGGTCCGGAAAAGCGAATGGGTGACCCACTGA
- a CDS encoding SCO family protein → MTRRMWHTAGLLFGICAALASSLSAQAPPPVKRTIEAYTVPDVTLVNQDGTKVKLKTLLETNDPIIVDFIFGTCTTICPVLSAGYANLQLKLPGQAAKARLISISIDPENDTPKVMRDYLKRYRAKPGWDFLTGKREDIDKVMHAFNAYIPNKMLHYPLTLIRDPKTGQWVRLFGLMSSSEFMDECKKVGIL, encoded by the coding sequence ATGACTCGACGCATGTGGCACACGGCCGGATTGCTGTTTGGAATCTGCGCCGCCCTGGCCAGCAGCCTCTCGGCCCAGGCGCCTCCCCCCGTCAAACGGACCATCGAGGCCTACACCGTGCCCGATGTCACCCTGGTGAACCAGGATGGGACCAAGGTGAAGCTGAAGACCCTGCTGGAGACCAACGACCCCATCATCGTCGACTTCATCTTCGGGACCTGCACGACCATCTGCCCCGTCCTGTCGGCGGGCTACGCCAACCTCCAGCTGAAACTGCCGGGCCAGGCCGCGAAGGCCCGTCTCATCTCCATCTCCATCGATCCGGAGAACGATACGCCCAAGGTGATGCGCGACTACCTCAAGCGGTACCGCGCCAAGCCAGGCTGGGATTTCCTCACCGGAAAGCGGGAGGACATCGACAAGGTGATGCACGCCTTCAATGCCTACATCCCCAACAAGATGCTGCACTACCCCCTGACCCTGATCCGGGATCCCAAGACCGGGCAGTGGGTGCGCCTTTTCGGCCTGATGAGCTCCTCCGAGTTCATGGATGAATGCAAGAAAGTGGGGATCCTGTGA
- the rpoC gene encoding DNA-directed RNA polymerase subunit beta': MYPEQQNINAYECIRVSLASPDKMRSWSKGEVTKPETINYRSLKPERDGLFCARIFGPVNDWECLCGKYKRQKFKGVTCDKCGVEVTKKSVRRERMGHIQLASPVSHVWFFKGVPSRIGYLLDIPLKDLERVLYFEAYTVTESGGTTLKEGEILNEDKYREYRSLHGEGFKAQMGAEAIKELLKQVDIEALTIELRDLMKKETSTQKRSKVAKRLKVAESFHRSGNKPEWMILDVVPVLPPELRPLVPLDGGRFATSDLNDLYRRVINRNNRLKKLLELKAPDVIVRNEKRMLQEAVDALFENGKRGRLLRGVSNRPLKSLSDALKGKQGRFRQNLLGKRVDYSGRSVIVVGPDLKLHQCGLPKKMALELFKPFIFNRLEHKGYAATIRQAKEMVEEGRPEVWDVLEEVIKDHPVLLNRAPTLHRLGIQAFQPVLVEGKAIRLHPLVCTAFNADFDGDQMAVHVPLSPMAQIEAKVLMMSTQNILNPANGRPNVVPSQDIVLGGYYLTKKRIGRRGEGMVFANVNDVVSAHEAGVVDTHAIIQIRHTGEWVDTEAWHAKDPKKNSEQEVFEAPAETVKNQLKTTTVGRVLFNRSLPEEVPFINGLLKKEGLLSLVNRAYKLNGPEVTIRMLDAMKDTGFMWAMKAGVSVGIDDLVVPDSKAKLLKTASDEVRAIEKESYEGRLDASTRYNRILEVWGKTSDQVAGDMMKELEKRNETGEFLNSIYILADSGARGSKTQIRQVAGMRGLMARPSGDIIETPITANFKEGLSVLDYFISTHGARKGLADTALKTADSGYLTRKLVDVAQDVIVNEDDCETINGIEVEAIVNSDGTIRSRLRDRIMGRVCLEDIVDPYDAAKTIAPAGTLLSEELAFTIETSGIPKVKIRSTLTCEARRGICAKCYGLNLSTGRLVDLGEAVGVIAAQSIGEPGTQLTMRTFHVGGAASRTSEKSTHEAQIAGIVRYEGLDNTKDQKKTVVNRKGETVALTRNGYILVTDEDGNERERYKITSGAILRVKDKEAVEPRTVMAEWDPYNDVLLTEVGGVADFKEFEVNVSYQEEKDPISGNFRKKVIDPTDDKIHPHINIKGDNHKVLKRYNIPTGAYIEVEEGQELLPGDVIAKTSRQQAKTSDITGGLPRVTELFEGRKPKEPAIISEVTGIAKYGNRVRGNQKVVVESETGEKGEYLIPRGKHIQVQDGDEIRAGEKLTEGAVSPHDLLKVQGDRALQAFLVNEVQEVYRAQGVVINDKHIEVIIRQMLRWVLITDVGDTPLIVEEKVDKHRFKEINEQALKDGGQPATCEPLLLGITKAALTSESFISAASFQETTRVLTEAALEGRVDYLRGLKENVILGRLIPAGTGMAHYRNLDIEEGEYPEPSLNEFQGGEDFDDEYARMAQHVEELQGMTEIDGEDL; the protein is encoded by the coding sequence ATGTATCCAGAGCAGCAGAACATCAACGCCTATGAATGCATCCGGGTGTCCCTGGCCAGCCCGGACAAGATGCGTTCCTGGTCCAAGGGCGAAGTCACCAAGCCCGAGACCATCAACTACCGCAGCCTGAAGCCCGAGCGCGACGGCCTCTTCTGCGCCCGCATCTTCGGGCCCGTGAACGACTGGGAATGCCTCTGCGGCAAGTACAAGCGGCAGAAGTTCAAAGGCGTTACCTGCGACAAGTGCGGCGTCGAAGTCACCAAGAAGTCCGTGCGCCGCGAGCGCATGGGCCACATCCAGCTGGCGAGCCCCGTCAGCCACGTGTGGTTCTTCAAGGGCGTCCCCAGCCGCATCGGCTACCTGCTGGACATCCCCCTCAAGGACCTGGAGCGCGTGCTCTACTTCGAGGCCTACACGGTCACCGAGAGCGGCGGCACCACCCTGAAGGAAGGCGAGATCCTCAACGAGGACAAGTACCGCGAGTACCGCAGCCTGCACGGCGAAGGCTTCAAGGCCCAGATGGGCGCCGAGGCCATCAAGGAGCTGCTCAAGCAGGTCGACATCGAAGCCCTCACCATCGAGCTCCGCGACCTGATGAAGAAGGAAACCTCCACCCAGAAGCGCAGCAAGGTCGCCAAGCGCCTCAAGGTGGCCGAGTCCTTCCACCGCTCCGGCAACAAGCCCGAGTGGATGATCCTGGACGTGGTGCCCGTGCTGCCCCCCGAGCTGCGCCCCCTGGTGCCCCTCGACGGCGGCCGTTTCGCCACCTCCGACCTCAATGACCTGTACCGCCGCGTCATCAACCGGAACAACCGCCTCAAGAAGCTCCTCGAGCTCAAGGCCCCCGACGTCATCGTGCGCAACGAAAAGCGCATGCTGCAGGAAGCGGTCGACGCGCTCTTCGAGAACGGCAAGCGCGGCCGCCTCCTTCGTGGCGTCAGCAACCGCCCCCTCAAGTCCCTCAGCGACGCCCTCAAGGGCAAGCAGGGCCGGTTCCGCCAGAACCTGCTCGGCAAGCGCGTGGACTACTCGGGCCGCTCCGTCATCGTGGTGGGCCCCGACCTCAAGCTGCACCAGTGCGGCCTGCCCAAGAAGATGGCGCTGGAGCTCTTCAAGCCCTTCATCTTTAACCGGCTCGAGCACAAGGGCTACGCGGCCACCATCCGCCAGGCCAAGGAGATGGTCGAGGAGGGCCGTCCCGAGGTCTGGGACGTGCTGGAAGAGGTCATCAAGGACCACCCGGTTCTGCTGAACCGCGCCCCGACCCTGCACCGTCTTGGCATCCAGGCCTTCCAGCCCGTGCTGGTCGAAGGCAAGGCCATCCGCCTGCATCCCCTCGTCTGCACCGCCTTCAACGCCGACTTCGACGGCGACCAGATGGCCGTGCACGTCCCCCTCAGCCCCATGGCCCAGATCGAGGCCAAGGTGCTGATGATGTCCACCCAGAACATCCTCAACCCCGCCAACGGCCGCCCCAACGTGGTGCCCTCCCAGGACATCGTGCTGGGTGGCTACTACCTGACCAAGAAGCGCATCGGCCGCCGGGGTGAGGGCATGGTCTTCGCCAACGTCAATGACGTGGTGTCGGCCCACGAGGCCGGCGTGGTCGATACCCACGCCATCATCCAGATCCGCCACACCGGCGAGTGGGTGGACACCGAGGCCTGGCATGCGAAGGATCCCAAGAAGAACTCCGAGCAGGAGGTCTTCGAGGCGCCCGCCGAGACCGTGAAGAATCAGCTCAAGACCACCACCGTGGGCCGCGTGCTCTTCAACCGCAGCCTGCCCGAGGAAGTGCCCTTCATCAACGGCCTGCTCAAGAAGGAGGGCCTGCTCTCCCTCGTGAACCGCGCCTACAAGCTGAACGGACCGGAAGTCACGATCCGCATGCTGGATGCCATGAAGGACACCGGGTTCATGTGGGCCATGAAGGCCGGCGTGTCCGTGGGCATCGACGATCTCGTCGTGCCCGATTCCAAGGCCAAGCTCCTCAAGACCGCCTCGGATGAAGTCCGCGCCATCGAAAAGGAATCCTACGAGGGCCGCCTCGACGCCTCCACGCGCTACAACCGCATCCTGGAAGTCTGGGGCAAGACCAGCGACCAGGTGGCTGGCGACATGATGAAGGAACTGGAAAAGCGCAACGAGACCGGCGAGTTCCTGAACTCGATCTACATCCTGGCCGACTCCGGCGCCCGTGGTTCCAAGACCCAGATCCGCCAGGTTGCCGGCATGCGCGGCCTCATGGCCCGCCCCAGCGGCGACATCATCGAGACCCCGATCACGGCCAACTTCAAGGAAGGCCTCTCCGTCCTCGACTACTTCATCTCGACCCACGGCGCCCGCAAGGGCCTCGCGGATACCGCGCTGAAGACGGCCGACTCCGGCTACCTCACCCGCAAGCTGGTGGACGTGGCCCAGGACGTCATCGTCAACGAGGATGACTGCGAGACCATCAACGGCATCGAGGTCGAGGCCATCGTCAACAGCGACGGCACCATCCGGTCCCGCCTGCGCGACCGCATCATGGGCCGCGTCTGCCTCGAGGACATCGTGGATCCCTACGATGCCGCCAAGACCATCGCCCCCGCCGGCACCCTCCTCTCCGAGGAACTGGCGTTCACGATCGAGACCAGCGGCATCCCCAAGGTCAAGATCCGCTCCACCCTCACCTGCGAGGCCCGCCGGGGCATCTGCGCCAAGTGCTATGGCCTGAACCTCAGCACCGGCCGCCTGGTGGACCTCGGCGAGGCGGTCGGCGTCATCGCCGCCCAGTCCATCGGCGAGCCCGGCACCCAGCTCACCATGCGAACCTTCCACGTCGGTGGCGCGGCCAGCCGCACCTCCGAAAAGAGCACCCACGAGGCCCAGATCGCGGGCATCGTGCGCTACGAGGGCCTGGACAACACCAAGGACCAGAAGAAGACCGTCGTCAACCGCAAGGGCGAGACCGTGGCCCTCACGCGGAACGGCTACATCCTCGTCACCGACGAGGACGGCAACGAGCGTGAGCGCTACAAGATCACCTCCGGCGCCATTCTCAGGGTCAAGGACAAGGAAGCGGTCGAACCCCGCACCGTGATGGCCGAGTGGGATCCGTACAACGACGTGCTCCTCACCGAAGTGGGTGGCGTCGCCGACTTCAAGGAATTCGAAGTCAACGTCTCCTACCAGGAAGAGAAGGATCCGATCTCCGGCAACTTCCGCAAGAAGGTCATCGATCCCACCGACGACAAGATCCACCCCCACATCAACATCAAGGGGGACAACCACAAGGTGCTCAAGCGCTACAACATCCCCACCGGCGCCTACATCGAAGTGGAAGAGGGCCAGGAGCTGCTGCCCGGCGACGTCATCGCCAAGACCAGCCGCCAGCAGGCCAAGACCAGCGACATCACGGGCGGCCTGCCGCGCGTGACCGAGCTCTTCGAAGGCCGCAAGCCCAAGGAACCCGCCATCATCAGCGAAGTCACCGGCATCGCGAAGTACGGCAACCGGGTCCGCGGCAACCAGAAGGTGGTCGTGGAGTCGGAGACGGGCGAGAAGGGCGAGTACCTCATCCCCCGCGGCAAGCACATCCAGGTGCAGGACGGCGACGAGATCCGCGCCGGCGAGAAGCTCACCGAGGGTGCCGTCAGCCCCCACGATCTCCTCAAGGTCCAGGGCGATCGTGCCCTCCAGGCCTTCCTCGTCAACGAGGTCCAGGAGGTCTACCGGGCCCAGGGCGTGGTCATCAACGACAAGCACATCGAGGTGATCATCCGCCAGATGCTGCGCTGGGTCCTCATCACCGACGTGGGCGACACCCCGCTCATCGTCGAGGAGAAGGTCGACAAGCACCGCTTCAAGGAGATCAACGAGCAGGCCCTCAAGGATGGCGGCCAGCCCGCCACCTGTGAGCCCCTGCTGCTGGGCATCACCAAGGCCGCGCTCACGTCCGAAAGCTTCATCTCGGCCGCCAGCTTCCAGGAGACCACCCGCGTCCTCACCGAGGCCGCCCTCGAAGGCCGCGTGGACTACCTGCGCGGGCTCAAGGAGAACGTGATCCTGGGCCGCCTGATCCCCGCCGGCACCGGCATGGCCCACTACCGGAACCTCGACATCGAGGAGGGCGAGTACCCCGAGCCCAGCCTCAACGAGTTCCAGGGTGGCGAGGACTTCGACGACGAATACGCCCGCATGGCCCAGCACGTCGAAGAGCTCCAGGGCATGACCGAGATCGACGGCGAGGACCTGTAG